A region from the Azospirillum fermentarium genome encodes:
- a CDS encoding nuclear transport factor 2-like protein, with translation MRIPLIAAAVAVASAAAPALAAPPSCDKILDDGLRRACQERMERCEPLKTAAERDDCYRGPRSPRGTPLATAGAPVSLVPASPAPVREAAVKPAPQPPAQQPNPAPPPAAPHPTVAQPVVAAPPAAPKAGSPAALPPTALTPMALTPKAAMPAPAPAPQAHAAPAQPAAPAAAARPAAMTAPPRPTSPPAATPEQVVRAFYDALSRADGAAANSALIPEKRGSGAYEPAAISRYYGAMREPLRVLGLNAQEPGMVQVRYTYTHASGRRCDGVAEVAVSQRGGAPLIERIKALNGC, from the coding sequence ATGCGCATCCCCCTGATCGCGGCGGCCGTCGCCGTGGCATCCGCGGCGGCCCCGGCTTTGGCCGCCCCTCCCTCCTGCGACAAGATCCTGGACGACGGCCTGCGCCGGGCGTGCCAGGAACGGATGGAGCGGTGCGAGCCGCTGAAGACCGCCGCCGAACGCGACGACTGCTACCGCGGTCCGCGCAGCCCCCGCGGCACGCCGCTCGCAACCGCCGGGGCGCCGGTGTCGCTGGTGCCGGCCTCGCCGGCTCCGGTCCGGGAAGCGGCGGTGAAGCCGGCGCCGCAGCCGCCGGCCCAGCAGCCGAACCCCGCCCCGCCGCCCGCCGCCCCGCACCCCACGGTGGCGCAGCCGGTGGTGGCCGCACCGCCCGCCGCGCCGAAGGCCGGCTCGCCCGCCGCGCTGCCGCCCACGGCCCTCACCCCCATGGCCCTGACGCCCAAGGCGGCGATGCCGGCGCCCGCCCCCGCGCCACAGGCCCATGCCGCCCCGGCCCAGCCCGCCGCCCCCGCGGCGGCGGCCCGCCCGGCGGCCATGACCGCCCCGCCGCGCCCCACCTCCCCCCCCGCCGCGACGCCGGAACAGGTGGTCCGCGCCTTCTACGACGCGCTGTCGCGCGCCGACGGTGCGGCGGCCAACAGCGCCCTCATTCCCGAGAAACGGGGCAGCGGTGCCTATGAGCCGGCGGCCATCAGCCGCTATTACGGCGCCATGCGCGAACCGCTGCGGGTGCTGGGGCTGAACGCCCAGGAACCGGGGATGGTGCAGGTGCGCTACACCTACACCCACGCCAGCGGGCGGCGCTGCGACGGGGTGGCCGAGGTGGCCGTCAGCCAACGCGGCGGCGCCCCGCTCATCGAGCGGATCAAGGCCCTCAACGGCTGTTGA
- a CDS encoding response regulator transcription factor: MTPDIPPGTPVTFVVDDDEAVRDALALHLDLAGLVVRPCASAADFLAAADPAQPGCAVIDIRMPGMDGLELQQEMSRRGLTLPVIIITGHGDVPAAVRAFRAGAVDFLQKPFDEDLLIERVKEAHARDGAARRANGEAAELRRRLELLSPREREVMDLVAQGLPNKLIARQLDIGIRTVETHRARVLEKMGARNASELARMQMTIDAP; the protein is encoded by the coding sequence ATGACGCCTGACATCCCGCCCGGCACCCCCGTCACCTTCGTCGTGGACGATGACGAGGCGGTGCGCGATGCGCTGGCGCTGCACCTGGACCTTGCCGGTCTGGTTGTCCGCCCGTGCGCCTCGGCGGCCGACTTCCTGGCCGCCGCCGATCCGGCCCAGCCGGGCTGCGCGGTGATCGACATCCGCATGCCGGGGATGGACGGGCTGGAGCTGCAGCAGGAGATGTCCCGCCGCGGCCTGACCCTGCCGGTCATCATCATCACCGGCCACGGCGACGTGCCCGCCGCCGTGCGCGCGTTCCGCGCCGGGGCGGTGGATTTCCTGCAAAAGCCGTTCGACGAGGATCTGCTGATCGAACGGGTGAAAGAGGCGCACGCCCGTGACGGCGCCGCCCGCCGCGCCAACGGCGAGGCCGCGGAGCTGCGCCGGCGCCTGGAGCTTCTCAGCCCGCGGGAGCGGGAGGTGATGGATCTGGTGGCGCAGGGACTGCCCAACAAGCTGATCGCCCGTCAGCTCGACATCGGCATCCGCACGGTGGAAACCCACCGGGCGCGGGTGCTGGAGAAGATGGGCGCGCGCAACGCCTCGGAACTGGCCCGCATGCAGATGACGATCGACGCTCCGTAA
- the pdxA gene encoding 4-hydroxythreonine-4-phosphate dehydrogenase PdxA, which translates to MTAARPPLPLAVTMGEPAGVGGELALMAWAARRDAGVPPFVMIDDPARLTWLAGQIGIDVPVRPVDSPEEAVALFGHALPVLPLTLPAAVVPGRPDPANGPAVIAAIDRAVDLVRSRRAAAVVTNPIQKSSLYAAGFRHPGHTEYLAHLAGMSDEPVMMLATADLRVVPVTIHVSLRDALDQLSADAIVHCGRVTAAALARDFGIDSPRLAVAALNPHAGEDGAMGREEIDVIAPAIAALRADGIDATGPRPADTLFHAAARTRYDAVLCMYHDQALIPLKTVDFDTGVNVTLGLPFIRTSPDHGTATDIAGTGRANPSSLMAALRMADTMAARRYGAP; encoded by the coding sequence ATGACCGCCGCCCGCCCGCCCCTTCCCCTGGCCGTGACCATGGGCGAGCCGGCGGGCGTCGGCGGGGAACTGGCGCTCATGGCCTGGGCCGCGCGCCGGGACGCGGGCGTTCCGCCCTTTGTCATGATCGACGACCCGGCCCGCCTGACGTGGCTGGCCGGACAGATCGGGATCGACGTTCCGGTCCGTCCGGTGGACAGCCCGGAAGAGGCGGTGGCCCTGTTCGGCCACGCGCTGCCGGTGCTGCCGCTGACCCTGCCCGCCGCGGTGGTGCCGGGGCGCCCCGATCCGGCCAACGGGCCGGCGGTGATCGCCGCCATCGACCGGGCGGTGGATCTGGTGCGCTCCCGCCGGGCGGCGGCCGTGGTCACCAACCCGATCCAGAAATCGTCCCTCTACGCCGCCGGTTTCCGCCATCCCGGCCACACCGAGTATCTGGCCCATCTGGCCGGCATGAGCGACGAGCCGGTGATGATGCTGGCCACCGCCGATCTGCGGGTGGTGCCGGTGACCATCCACGTGTCCCTGCGCGATGCGCTGGACCAGTTGAGCGCCGACGCCATCGTCCATTGCGGGCGGGTGACGGCGGCGGCCCTGGCCCGTGATTTCGGCATCGACTCGCCCCGTCTGGCCGTGGCTGCCCTCAACCCCCACGCGGGCGAGGACGGTGCCATGGGGCGGGAGGAGATCGACGTCATCGCCCCCGCCATCGCAGCATTGCGCGCCGACGGCATCGACGCCACCGGCCCCCGGCCCGCCGACACCCTGTTCCACGCCGCCGCCCGCACCCGGTACGACGCGGTGCTGTGCATGTACCACGATCAGGCGCTGATCCCGCTGAAGACGGTGGATTTCGACACCGGCGTGAACGTGACGCTGGGGCTGCCGTTCATCCGCACGTCCCCCGACCACGGCACCGCCACCGACATCGCCGGCACCGGGCGGGCCAACCCGTCCAGCCTCATGGCGGCGCTGCGGATGGCCGACACGATGGCGGCACGGCGGTACGGGGCGCCGTAA
- the lptG gene encoding LPS export ABC transporter permease LptG, producing MYSSATLSRYIGRQFLFWFVLLLAILLGIIFLLDTVELLRRASNKPSVTFGIVLHMAFLKLPEIGQQIFPFVIMFAGMFTFWRLTRSNELVVARAVGISAWQFLAPVLIVALLIGAVRVMVVNPIGAVFIARYDQMENRYLKLRNSSMDVSRTGLWLRQSDDDGRYFIHAEAVQMQTMQLTNVTVFLFGDDESVYRGRVDAPRAVLHGGRWELHDAVIYKPQGDPQMAPIYTVPTEFDMAAIEESYAPPETISFWDLPRFMQVLERSGFPATRHRMHYNALLAQPLLFCSMVLFAAAFSLRMPRRGGTLIMVSAGIVTGFVVFMLTDIIRTFGLSETIPVAMAAWMPAGITLLLGTAVLLHLEDG from the coding sequence ATGTATTCCTCCGCCACGCTTTCGCGCTACATCGGCCGGCAATTCCTGTTCTGGTTCGTCCTGCTGCTGGCGATCCTGCTGGGGATCATCTTCCTGCTGGATACGGTGGAGCTTTTGCGCCGGGCCAGCAACAAGCCCAGCGTCACCTTCGGGATCGTCCTGCACATGGCGTTCCTGAAACTGCCGGAAATCGGGCAGCAGATCTTTCCCTTCGTCATCATGTTCGCGGGCATGTTCACCTTCTGGCGCCTGACCCGCTCGAACGAGCTGGTGGTGGCGCGGGCGGTGGGCATTTCGGCGTGGCAGTTCCTGGCGCCGGTGCTGATCGTGGCGCTGCTGATCGGGGCGGTGCGGGTGATGGTGGTCAACCCCATCGGCGCCGTGTTCATCGCCCGCTACGACCAGATGGAAAACCGCTATCTGAAGCTGCGCAACAGCTCCATGGACGTGTCGCGCACGGGGCTGTGGCTGCGCCAGAGCGACGACGACGGGCGCTATTTCATCCACGCCGAAGCGGTGCAGATGCAGACCATGCAACTGACCAACGTCACGGTGTTCCTGTTCGGCGACGACGAATCCGTGTACCGCGGGCGGGTGGACGCCCCCAGGGCGGTGCTGCACGGCGGGCGGTGGGAACTGCACGACGCGGTGATCTACAAGCCCCAGGGCGACCCGCAGATGGCCCCCATCTACACCGTGCCGACCGAATTCGACATGGCCGCCATCGAGGAAAGCTACGCCCCGCCGGAAACCATCTCGTTCTGGGATCTGCCCCGCTTCATGCAGGTGCTGGAGCGCAGCGGCTTCCCCGCCACCCGCCACCGGATGCATTACAACGCGCTGCTGGCCCAGCCGCTGCTGTTCTGTTCCATGGTGCTGTTCGCCGCCGCCTTCTCGCTGCGCATGCCGCGGCGGGGGGGCACGCTCATCATGGTGTCGGCGGGCATCGTCACCGGATTCGTGGTGTTCATGCTGACCGACATCATCCGCACCTTCGGCCTGTCGGAAACCATCCCCGTGGCCATGGCCGCGTGGATGCCGGCGGGCATCACGCTGCTTCTGGGCACGGCGGTTCTGTTGCATCTGGAAGACGGCTGA
- a CDS encoding MASE1 domain-containing protein yields the protein MIGPFFVGRGTMPALFRSRWAFAAAYLAAHVTLDWVSFIHEVPPLNITPWNPPAGLMVGVLAVFGLRVVPLVWLGLMLADIAVRGLPVALWATGLANSIVAIGYGAAVRLLITRMEFDPRLRRMHDIVLLLTGGAGAALAVGTGYIAVHTLLGLFPWSSLPEVLMRFWVGEVIGIAVLTPLVLVWLNSPLRRLSRAEATEVGGQGVIIAFTLWLDFGPLASERYEYFYLLFLPSLAVAVRHGLGGAVWASAATQTGLIAAILLTGVETARMTHFQLLMLTLAVTTLLLGAVVSERRRVEAAIRERQSDLAHAARLTEAGEMAAALAHELNQPLAAAMSYARAARKIAVMEAASPRLTEILDKTVAQAERADRVIRSLRDFVRKGGRGHAALPVAGLVADCLALAAPLSGQHGVPILAEVAPGLPPVRGDAVQLQLVILNLVRNAAEAMDGAASNAHTDDPRRRRIVVFAQPADEPGFVALGVRDSGPGLSGVVERNLFAPFITTKATGMGLGLSIARSIVEGHGGTLAARRLPHGETVFRFTLPVYGGETHDA from the coding sequence ATGATCGGGCCGTTTTTCGTGGGGCGGGGGACTATGCCGGCGCTTTTCCGCAGCCGCTGGGCGTTCGCCGCGGCCTATCTGGCCGCCCATGTGACGCTGGACTGGGTCAGCTTCATTCACGAGGTGCCGCCTCTCAACATCACCCCCTGGAACCCTCCGGCGGGGCTGATGGTCGGCGTGCTGGCGGTTTTCGGGTTGCGGGTGGTGCCGCTGGTGTGGCTGGGGCTGATGCTGGCCGACATCGCGGTGCGCGGGCTGCCGGTGGCGCTGTGGGCGACGGGTCTGGCCAACAGCATCGTTGCCATCGGCTATGGCGCGGCGGTGCGCCTGCTCATCACGCGGATGGAATTCGACCCCCGACTGCGGCGGATGCACGACATCGTGCTGCTGTTGACCGGCGGGGCGGGGGCGGCGCTGGCGGTGGGGACGGGCTACATCGCCGTTCACACCCTGCTGGGCCTGTTCCCCTGGTCCTCCCTCCCTGAGGTGCTGATGCGTTTCTGGGTGGGGGAGGTGATCGGCATCGCCGTGCTGACGCCGCTGGTGCTGGTGTGGCTGAACAGTCCCCTGCGCCGGCTGTCGCGGGCCGAAGCGACGGAGGTGGGCGGGCAGGGGGTGATCATCGCCTTCACCCTGTGGCTGGATTTCGGCCCCCTGGCGTCGGAACGGTACGAGTATTTCTACCTGCTGTTCCTGCCGTCGCTGGCGGTGGCGGTGCGCCACGGGCTGGGCGGGGCGGTGTGGGCGTCGGCGGCGACCCAGACGGGGCTGATCGCCGCCATCCTGCTCACCGGGGTGGAAACGGCGCGCATGACCCATTTCCAGCTCCTGATGCTGACGCTGGCGGTGACCACGCTGCTGCTGGGGGCGGTGGTCAGCGAACGCCGCCGGGTGGAGGCCGCCATCCGCGAGCGCCAGTCCGATCTGGCCCATGCCGCCCGCCTCACCGAAGCGGGGGAGATGGCCGCCGCCCTGGCCCACGAGTTGAACCAGCCGCTGGCCGCCGCCATGAGCTATGCCCGTGCCGCCCGCAAGATCGCGGTGATGGAGGCAGCCTCCCCCCGCCTGACCGAGATCCTCGACAAGACGGTGGCGCAGGCGGAACGGGCCGACCGGGTGATCCGCAGCCTGCGCGATTTCGTGCGCAAGGGCGGGCGCGGGCATGCCGCCCTGCCGGTGGCCGGGCTGGTCGCCGACTGTCTGGCTCTGGCCGCCCCGCTGTCGGGCCAGCACGGCGTGCCGATCCTGGCCGAGGTGGCGCCCGGCCTGCCGCCGGTGCGCGGCGATGCGGTCCAGCTTCAGCTCGTCATCCTCAATCTGGTGCGCAACGCGGCGGAGGCCATGGACGGCGCCGCGTCCAACGCTCATACTGACGATCCCCGGCGGCGGCGCATCGTGGTGTTCGCCCAGCCGGCGGACGAACCGGGGTTCGTCGCCCTGGGCGTGCGCGACAGCGGCCCCGGCCTGTCGGGGGTGGTGGAGCGGAACCTGTTCGCCCCCTTCATCACCACCAAGGCCACCGGCATGGGCCTGGGCCTGTCCATCGCGCGCAGCATCGTGGAGGGGCACGGCGGCACCCTGGCCGCCCGGCGCCTTCCCCACGGGGAAACCGTGTTCCGCTTCACCCTGCCCGTTTACGGGGGCGAGACCCATGACGCCTGA
- a CDS encoding peptidylprolyl isomerase: MVSKRAVGAAIAAAVAGIVGVSAARTSVAAEKGSAAATSRAAERIAAVVNDQAISVSDVEARLRLMLLNAGLPDNGEVRQRLQPQVLRQLVDEQLQLQEAKRVGATASAEEVNQAIDRIAQQNRLNRQQLEGMLKSRNISVSTLQTQIQAALAWQKVVQRRIRQEVQIGDEEVEAALQHAKANIGKPEYLVAEIFLAVDNPSQDDQVRRAADRLIEDIRRTGNFAAVARQFSQSAGAQNGGDMGWVRPGELSDELDTALQSLRPGQMSAPVRTAAGYHVMLVRDRRTFGSTTSEMAQAQANRPPPQQRQARPQPPKVEIAANAKARVVQIVFPAETPEQRKPAAEQAEKLRKSVKGCSDFIARAKASGQEQSGDLGTVRIKDMPPQLGQLVAVIPIGQASPVLSGGAGSLVLMVCSRDGVTITQPEPPPQQQAEAPPPPPPPASTTPAAMPTREEIERELMNERAELLSRRYLRDLRRGAFVEYRV; the protein is encoded by the coding sequence ATGGTCAGTAAGCGTGCCGTCGGGGCCGCCATCGCCGCCGCCGTTGCGGGCATTGTCGGGGTGTCCGCCGCCCGGACCAGTGTTGCCGCCGAAAAGGGAAGCGCCGCCGCCACCAGCCGTGCGGCGGAACGGATCGCCGCCGTCGTCAACGATCAGGCCATATCCGTGTCGGATGTGGAGGCGCGGCTGCGGCTGATGCTGCTGAACGCCGGCCTGCCCGACAACGGGGAGGTGCGCCAGCGGCTCCAGCCGCAGGTTCTGCGCCAGTTGGTGGACGAACAGCTCCAGCTTCAGGAGGCCAAGCGCGTCGGCGCCACCGCCTCGGCGGAGGAAGTCAACCAGGCCATCGACCGCATCGCCCAGCAGAACCGCCTCAACCGGCAGCAGCTGGAAGGGATGCTGAAAAGCCGGAACATCAGCGTCTCCACCCTCCAGACCCAGATCCAGGCGGCCCTCGCCTGGCAGAAGGTGGTCCAGCGCCGCATCCGCCAGGAAGTGCAGATCGGCGACGAGGAGGTGGAGGCAGCCCTCCAGCACGCCAAGGCCAACATCGGCAAGCCGGAATATCTGGTGGCCGAAATCTTCCTGGCCGTGGACAACCCCAGCCAGGACGATCAGGTCCGCCGCGCCGCCGACCGGCTGATCGAGGACATCCGCCGCACCGGCAATTTCGCCGCCGTGGCCCGCCAGTTCTCCCAGTCCGCCGGCGCCCAGAACGGTGGGGACATGGGGTGGGTGCGTCCGGGCGAGCTGTCCGACGAACTCGATACGGCGCTCCAGTCCCTGCGCCCCGGCCAGATGTCGGCCCCGGTGCGCACCGCCGCCGGTTATCACGTCATGCTGGTGCGCGACCGCCGCACCTTCGGCAGCACCACCAGCGAAATGGCGCAGGCCCAGGCCAACCGTCCCCCGCCCCAGCAGCGTCAGGCCCGGCCCCAGCCGCCCAAGGTGGAAATCGCCGCCAACGCCAAGGCCCGCGTGGTCCAGATCGTGTTCCCGGCGGAAACCCCCGAGCAGCGCAAGCCCGCCGCCGAACAGGCGGAAAAGCTGCGCAAGTCGGTCAAGGGCTGCTCCGACTTCATCGCCCGCGCCAAGGCCAGCGGCCAGGAACAGTCGGGCGACCTGGGCACCGTGCGCATCAAGGACATGCCGCCCCAGCTCGGCCAGCTTGTCGCCGTGATCCCCATCGGGCAGGCCAGCCCGGTGCTGAGCGGCGGTGCCGGGTCGCTGGTGCTGATGGTGTGCTCGCGCGACGGCGTGACCATCACCCAGCCCGAACCCCCGCCGCAGCAGCAGGCCGAGGCGCCGCCGCCTCCGCCGCCGCCGGCCTCCACCACCCCCGCCGCCATGCCCACGCGCGAGGAGATCGAGCGGGAGCTGATGAACGAACGGGCCGAACTGCTGTCCCGCCGCTATCTGCGCGACCTGCGCCGCGGCGCCTTCGTGGAGTACCGCGTCTGA
- a CDS encoding DUF3095 domain-containing protein has product MRLPAIRDFAAEGADPRRFAPLDRGWAIAVADVTGSTALAAAGRARDVNFVAGGVVAVLSAVLADGDGGAPACQFGGDGAMAAVPPGRQDAARRALAALAHWAGELDVPLRVGMVPVSALDDAGLEVRVALQDFGNGNAFAHFLGSGVAAADGWVKADTRWHIPPAPGDLPGLEGLSCRWNPVPPSRGVVLCVIADPLPPGEAGFAVLQRLSADLAAVVPVATAAPLGDGGRLLPKWPPSRRALFLESRAVPRGRRLKRVAVALLGAAIIAAVNALGRPLLGVDTALYRRALAQRSDYAKESGGPRFVLDVTADEAAAIEAVLDRFAQAGDIVYGTARSAATTITCLVGDFAADRHVHFVDGADLGFWRASVVLKERQAALKAARPEPLNSR; this is encoded by the coding sequence ATGAGACTTCCGGCCATCCGCGATTTCGCCGCCGAAGGGGCCGATCCCCGGCGTTTCGCCCCCCTGGACCGCGGCTGGGCCATCGCCGTGGCCGACGTGACCGGCAGCACGGCGCTGGCCGCCGCCGGGCGGGCGCGGGACGTGAATTTCGTGGCCGGCGGCGTGGTGGCGGTGCTCAGCGCGGTCCTGGCGGACGGGGACGGCGGCGCCCCCGCCTGCCAGTTCGGCGGCGACGGCGCCATGGCCGCCGTTCCGCCCGGCCGCCAGGACGCCGCCCGGCGGGCGCTGGCCGCCCTGGCCCATTGGGCGGGGGAACTGGACGTGCCCCTGCGGGTGGGCATGGTGCCGGTATCGGCCCTGGACGATGCGGGGCTGGAGGTGCGGGTGGCGCTGCAGGATTTCGGCAACGGCAACGCCTTCGCCCATTTCCTGGGCAGCGGCGTGGCGGCGGCGGATGGGTGGGTGAAGGCCGACACCCGCTGGCACATCCCGCCCGCACCCGGCGACCTGCCGGGGCTGGAGGGGCTGTCGTGCCGCTGGAACCCGGTGCCGCCCAGCCGAGGGGTGGTGCTGTGCGTCATCGCCGACCCCCTGCCGCCGGGGGAGGCGGGTTTTGCCGTGCTGCAGCGGCTGTCGGCGGACCTGGCCGCGGTGGTGCCGGTGGCCACCGCGGCACCCTTGGGCGACGGCGGGCGGCTGCTGCCCAAATGGCCGCCGTCGCGCCGCGCGCTGTTTCTGGAAAGCCGGGCGGTGCCCCGCGGGCGGCGGCTGAAGCGCGTTGCCGTGGCGCTGCTGGGGGCGGCCATCATCGCCGCGGTCAACGCCCTGGGCCGCCCGCTGTTGGGGGTGGACACCGCGCTGTACCGCCGGGCGCTGGCCCAGCGGTCGGATTACGCCAAGGAATCCGGCGGCCCGCGCTTCGTTCTCGACGTGACGGCGGACGAGGCTGCGGCCATCGAAGCGGTTCTGGACCGCTTCGCCCAGGCGGGAGACATCGTGTACGGCACCGCCCGGTCCGCCGCCACCACCATCACGTGTCTGGTGGGCGATTTCGCCGCCGACCGCCATGTCCATTTCGTGGACGGGGCGGATCTGGGGTTCTGGCGGGCCTCGGTGGTGCTGAAGGAGCGGCAGGCGGCGTTGAAGGCCGCCCGGCCCGAACCGCTCAACAGCCGTTGA
- a CDS encoding universal stress protein, giving the protein MADLRQTRLGRILLATDLEPKSDRAMERAVALAGQAGAELTALHIVQEESSPYAHLPLHHIEAELQRLLLAVPGAAGLTLRVVAVRGGAVGPQVAGYAGLWQPDLVVVGGHARNRMTGLFLPATVERIAVSDGTPVLAVWDKPLAPYTCALVPVDFSPRSRAAVAAARRLLPDGALHLLHVLDLPSAARPTAEGDALTGAFADEFAALLDGIPPDAVTCEVRIGAPVAEIVQAARQGRYDVVALGSARRNGVMRAILGSVAQEVVAGLSCDALLADVAP; this is encoded by the coding sequence ATGGCCGACCTTCGGCAAACCCGTCTGGGACGGATCCTGCTGGCCACCGACCTGGAGCCGAAATCGGACCGGGCCATGGAGCGGGCGGTCGCCCTTGCCGGCCAGGCCGGGGCCGAACTGACCGCCCTGCACATCGTGCAGGAGGAAAGCAGCCCCTATGCCCACCTTCCCCTCCACCATATCGAGGCGGAGTTGCAGCGCCTGCTGCTGGCCGTGCCCGGTGCCGCCGGGCTGACGCTGCGGGTGGTGGCGGTGCGCGGCGGGGCGGTGGGGCCGCAGGTGGCGGGGTATGCCGGGCTGTGGCAACCGGATCTGGTGGTGGTGGGCGGCCACGCCCGCAACCGCATGACCGGCCTGTTCCTGCCCGCCACGGTGGAGCGGATCGCGGTGTCCGACGGCACGCCGGTGCTGGCGGTGTGGGACAAGCCGCTCGCCCCCTACACCTGTGCGCTGGTGCCGGTGGATTTCTCCCCCCGGTCGCGGGCGGCGGTGGCGGCGGCGCGGCGGCTGCTGCCCGATGGGGCGTTGCATCTGCTGCATGTGCTCGACCTGCCGTCCGCCGCACGGCCCACGGCGGAGGGCGATGCCCTGACCGGCGCCTTCGCCGACGAGTTCGCGGCCCTGCTGGACGGCATCCCGCCCGATGCCGTGACCTGCGAGGTGCGCATCGGCGCCCCCGTTGCCGAAATCGTCCAGGCCGCCCGCCAGGGGCGGTACGATGTGGTGGCCCTGGGATCGGCCCGGCGCAACGGGGTGATGCGCGCCATCCTGGGCAGCGTGGCGCAGGAGGTGGTGGCGGGCCTGTCCTGCGACGCGCTGCTGGCCGATGTGGCGCCCTGA
- the ybaL gene encoding YbaL family putative K(+) efflux transporter: protein MIHATPLISTIVAGIGLAFLFGTLAAWLRFPPLVGYLIAGIVVGPHTPGFVADPALASELAELGVILLMFGVGLHFSLKDLLSVSSIAIPGAIVQIGAATALGLGLAVLLGWSVPAGMVFGLALSVASTVVLLKALQERREINTRRGQIAVGWLIVEDLAMVLALVLLPALASAINGPGAAGVVGGHDWIAERFDLGLTGTLLLTFAKVAAFVAFMLVVGRRVIPWMLHIVAHMGSREMFRLAVLAIALTVAFGAAKLFGVSLALGAFFAGMVLSESELSHQAAQESLPLRDAFAVLFFVSVGMLFDPSILWREPLPLLGVLFIILIGKSLAAFLIVLAFGHPLRTALTISASLAQIGEFSFILAELGVKLDLMPESAQSFILAGAILSILMNPVMFALVDWVLRRTAQPVPAAVPAAPEPAPELLHTTALENHAVLAGYGRVGALVGQELRDRGVPLVVIEDADKPVAQLTEGGMEVVVGNAAKPEVLKAANVVHARFLILAIPNAFEAGQVVQQARTANPSLRIIARAHADVEVEHLTALGADVVIMGEREIAHGITESLFATPPAAPAAAEERALPAPEERKPEAPAA from the coding sequence ATGATTCACGCTACCCCCCTGATTTCCACCATCGTGGCCGGCATCGGCCTTGCCTTCCTGTTCGGCACGCTGGCCGCGTGGCTGCGGTTCCCGCCGCTGGTGGGGTATCTGATCGCGGGCATCGTGGTCGGGCCGCACACACCGGGCTTCGTCGCCGACCCGGCCCTGGCGTCGGAACTGGCGGAACTGGGCGTCATCCTGCTGATGTTCGGGGTGGGGCTGCATTTCTCGTTGAAGGATCTTCTGTCGGTCAGTTCCATCGCCATTCCCGGCGCCATCGTGCAGATCGGTGCCGCGACGGCGCTGGGGCTGGGGCTGGCGGTGCTTTTGGGCTGGAGCGTGCCGGCGGGCATGGTGTTCGGCCTGGCGCTGTCGGTGGCGAGCACCGTGGTGCTGCTGAAGGCGCTGCAGGAACGGCGGGAGATCAACACCCGCCGCGGCCAGATCGCCGTGGGCTGGCTGATCGTCGAGGATCTGGCGATGGTGCTGGCGCTGGTGCTGCTGCCGGCGCTGGCCAGCGCCATCAACGGCCCCGGTGCGGCGGGGGTCGTTGGCGGCCACGACTGGATCGCCGAGCGCTTCGACCTGGGGCTGACCGGCACGCTGCTGCTGACGTTCGCCAAGGTGGCGGCCTTCGTCGCGTTCATGCTGGTGGTGGGGCGGCGGGTGATCCCGTGGATGCTGCACATCGTCGCCCACATGGGCTCGCGCGAGATGTTCCGGCTGGCGGTGCTGGCCATCGCGCTGACGGTGGCGTTCGGGGCGGCCAAGCTGTTCGGGGTGTCGCTGGCGCTGGGGGCGTTCTTTGCCGGCATGGTGCTCAGCGAATCCGAACTCAGCCATCAGGCCGCCCAGGAATCGCTGCCCTTGCGCGATGCGTTCGCGGTGCTGTTCTTCGTGTCGGTGGGCATGCTGTTCGACCCGTCCATCCTGTGGCGGGAGCCGCTGCCGCTGCTGGGCGTGCTGTTCATCATCCTGATCGGCAAGTCGCTGGCGGCGTTCCTCATCGTGCTGGCCTTCGGCCATCCCCTGCGCACGGCGCTGACCATTTCGGCCAGTCTGGCGCAGATCGGTGAATTTTCCTTCATCCTGGCCGAATTGGGGGTGAAGCTGGACCTGATGCCGGAAAGCGCCCAGTCCTTCATCCTGGCCGGCGCCATTCTGTCGATCCTGATGAATCCGGTGATGTTCGCGCTGGTGGATTGGGTGCTGCGGCGCACGGCCCAGCCGGTCCCCGCCGCCGTGCCCGCAGCTCCCGAGCCGGCGCCGGAACTGCTCCACACCACCGCCCTGGAAAACCATGCGGTCCTGGCCGGCTACGGCCGGGTGGGTGCTCTGGTGGGGCAGGAACTGCGCGACCGCGGCGTGCCGCTGGTGGTGATCGAGGACGCCGACAAGCCGGTGGCCCAACTGACCGAAGGCGGGATGGAGGTCGTCGTCGGCAACGCCGCGAAACCGGAGGTGCTGAAGGCCGCCAATGTGGTGCACGCCCGCTTCCTGATCCTGGCGATCCCCAACGCGTTCGAAGCCGGGCAGGTGGTGCAGCAGGCCCGCACCGCCAACCCGTCCCTGCGCATCATCGCCCGCGCGCATGCGGACGTGGAGGTGGAGCACCTGACCGCGCTGGGCGCCGACGTGGTGATCATGGGCGAGCGGGAAATCGCCCACGGCATCACCGAAAGCCTGTTCGCCACCCCCCCCGCCGCACCCGCGGCGGCGGAGGAACGGGCGCTCCCGGCGCCGGAGGAACGCAAGCCGGAAGCCCCCGCCGCCTGA